A genomic segment from Canis lupus baileyi chromosome 31, mCanLup2.hap1, whole genome shotgun sequence encodes:
- the ARL14 gene encoding ADP-ribosylation factor-like protein 14 gives MMFAYNQGDRLQHKCTQVPSLKIQHEAFAIFFPPIIFTRNLDNKHCPWPKEESLKGGKKPKMGLLSSKNSKTKQARILLLGLDSAGKSTLLYKLKLAKNISTLPTIGFNVEMIQLEKNLSLTIWDVGGQEKMRTVWDHYCENTDGLMYVVDSTDKQRLKDSSRELEHILKNEHIKNVPVVLLANKQDVPGALTAEDITRMFKVKKLCSDRNWYVQPCCAITGDGLMEGFRKLTGFVKSHMKSRGDALAFFKQN, from the coding sequence ATGATGTTTGCCTATAATCAAGGTGATAGGCTACAACATAAATGCACACAAGTTCCCAGTCTTAAAATACAACATGAAGCATTTGCTATCTTCTTTCCTCCTATTATTTTCACAAGAAACCTGGACAACAAACATTGTCCCTGGCCAAAAGAAGAGTctttgaaaggaggaaaaaaacctaaaatgggTCTACTAAGTTCTAAAAACTCCAAAACCAAGCAAGCCCGgattcttcttctgggacttgaCTCAGCTGGGAAGTCTACACTCCTTTACAAATTAAAGCTTGCTAAGAATATTTCAACCCTCCCAACCATAGGTTTCAACGTGGAGATGATCCAGTTGGAAAAGAATCTTTCGCTCACGATCTGGGATGTTGGAGGACAAGAAAAAATGAGAACCGTTTGGGATCATTACTGTGAGAACACTGATGGGCTGATGTATGTTGTGGATAGTACGGACAAACAGCGACTGAAAGATTCCAGTAGAGAGCTGGAGCACATTTTGAAGAACGAACACATTAAAAATGTGCCTGTTGTTCTATTAGCCAACAAACAGGATGTGCCTGGAGCTCTAACTGCTGAGGACATCACCAGAATGTTCAAAGTGAAGAAGCTCTGCAGTGACCGGAACTGGTATGTGCAGCCCTGCTGTGCCATCACTGGGGATGGACTGATGGAGGGGTTCAGGAAATTGACTGGATTTGTGAAAAGCCACATGAAATCAAGAGGAGACGCTTTAGCATTCTTTAAGCAGAACTGA